One Argiope bruennichi chromosome 5, qqArgBrue1.1, whole genome shotgun sequence DNA segment encodes these proteins:
- the LOC129969657 gene encoding histone H2B-like encodes MPPQIGGKAVKKAGKAQKAVRTGDKKRRKKKRKESFSIYIYKVLKQVHPDTGISSKAMSIMNSFVNDVFERIAAESSRLAHYNKRSTITSREIQTAVRLLLPGELAKHAVSEGTKAVTKYTSSK; translated from the coding sequence ATGCCGCCTCAGATTGGAGGTAAAGCTGTGAAAAAGGCGGGAAAAGCTCAAAAAGCCGTTCGAACGGGCGACAAGAAACGAAGGAAGAAGAAGAGGAAGGAAAGCTTCAGCATCTACATCTATAAAGTTTTGAAGCAAGTGCATCCTGACACCGGCATATCGAGCAAAGCCATGTCCATCATGAACAGCTTTGTGAATGATGTCTTTGAGAGGATTGCAGCTGAATCATCCAGGTTGGCTCACTACAACAAGCGGTCCACCATTACCAGTCGCGAGATTCAAACGGCCGTTCGTCTTCTTTTACCAGGAGAGTTGGCCAAGCATGCAGTATCTGAAGGAACCAAGGCGGTCACCAAGTATACCAGCTCCAAGTAA